The region TATTACTTTGCAGATAGCTATTACTCGCCAGGAATCGAAACCCTGAAAACCAAAAGTGGAATTGTAAAAATCTACAACAAAGAAAAAACAATTGGTGATCTTTTTAGATATATGAAAAAGATTGGTGAAGATATTGCAGTGGAATCTCTAAAAACATATCTGCAAAATCGGAAAGAAAGAAATATTCCAAAACTTATTGAGTATGCAGAAATTTGTGGAGTAAAAAAGAAAATTGAACCGATGGTTAAGGCAATATTATCGTGAAAGAGAAAAAAGAAATAAAAAATGTTGCAGCTTCAGTTAAAGAAAGGTTGAGGAATATTTCGGTTCAATATGGAAAAGAATTTCAAAGTATAGTTAGTCAGTATGTTCAGGAAAGATTTCTCTATCGTCTATCGCAGTCAAACTATTCTAATAATTTAATTTTAAAAGGTGCTTTATTATTTATTGCACACGATATAAGTAGAAATCCTCCGACAAGAGATATAGATTTTCTTGGTATTTCCCTATCGAGCCAAATTGAAGAATGTATTGAGATAATAAAAGATATAGCATCAATAAAAGTTGATGATGGTGTTGAATTTACTACGATAAATATTAAAAGCAAAAAAATAAAAGAAGATTCTGATATTGAGGGAGTTAGAGTTCATATCCCGTATAAGATGGATACAATTAAAGGCTACTTCTCAATTGATATCGGATTTGAAGATACAATAACTAACGAACCTTATGAAATTGAATTTCCTGTTTTGCTGGATTTCCCCTCACCAAAAATACTGGTTTACTCACTCGAATCAGTAGTAGAAGAAAAATTTGAGGCGATAGTAAACCTTAATTTTGTTACGAGTAGAATGAAAGATTTTGATGATTTTGTTTTTATTACGAAGATGAATCCATTCAATAAAACAATACTGAATGATGCTATAAGTAGGACTTTTGAAAATCGGGAAACTAATATTAAAGATAGTGATATAATCTTTAATGAAAATTTTAGAAAGGATATTCAGAAGCAAAAGCAATGGCAAGCTTTTCTACAAGTAAACAAGCTTGATGAAAAAATCAGTTTTCCAGAGGTACTAATCAAAATACAATCATT is a window of Ignavibacterium sp. DNA encoding:
- a CDS encoding nucleotidyl transferase AbiEii/AbiGii toxin family protein, giving the protein MKEKKEIKNVAASVKERLRNISVQYGKEFQSIVSQYVQERFLYRLSQSNYSNNLILKGALLFIAHDISRNPPTRDIDFLGISLSSQIEECIEIIKDIASIKVDDGVEFTTINIKSKKIKEDSDIEGVRVHIPYKMDTIKGYFSIDIGFEDTITNEPYEIEFPVLLDFPSPKILVYSLESVVEEKFEAIVNLNFVTSRMKDFDDFVFITKMNPFNKTILNDAISRTFENRETNIKDSDIIFNENFRKDIQKQKQWQAFLQVNKLDEKISFPEVLIKIQSFIQPIFEYRTKNNWNPDKWKWE